The sequence TGGTGCTGGGCCAGGATGACGGCGTTGGAGAGTCCGACGTAACCGGTTCCGGCGATCGCGATCTTCACGGGTGAAGAGTAACCATGCGCAAGCGAACGGCCGGTGACCTGACAACGCCTAGCCGGAGTGCGCCGGGCGCCTCGGCGGATCCCAGGTCAGCGCCGCCACGACCACGGCTGCCTCGACGAGGAAGAAGTAGTTCGCGAAAGCCTGCTTCCCGAGAGTGATCAGCACCAGGAGCGAGAACCCCACGCCGAGAGCGAAGGCCGCCGGCGTACGCGGTGCCCGCCAGGCGACGATCAGGGCCGTGATGAACCCGCCCACCAGCGGCAGCCATCCGTACGTCGAACTCGGCGGCCATCCCCAGTGGTTGACCGACCAGACCAGCGCGGAGGAGGAGTCGGCGCGGAAAGGCTGCAGGAATTGCAACCTGACCACACTGCGCCAGAACCCGGCCGGATCCCACGCCAGGAACGGCGCCAGCGCCAGCACCGCGGTGGCCACGGTCAGCGAGCTGAAGCGCCGCAGGCCGCCGGCGTACGCGCGGGCCGTCGGCAGCAGCAGGATGAGGAGCGGCGCGGCCACCACGAAGTACTGCTTGGACACCAGCAGCAGCCCGAGCCACACCGGGGTCCAGCGGCTCCCGCGCGACGCACCGACCACGGTCAGCACCAACAGGAGGATCGACACCGGCTCGACCCAGAAGTTGGAGAGGACGAACAAGGTGCCGGGCAGGAGCAGGATGAGCCCACCGCGCAACCCCACGTACCGGATCAGCACGACCGCCGCGATCACGAGGGCGATCAGGCCTCCGAGCCGGACGTCACCGAGGACGAACCCGACGACGGCGCTGATCAGGGCCGGCGGCGGATAGGGGAAGCCGAAGTCCAGGGTGGTGCCGGAGACCACCTGCGGTGAGTAGAACAACCGGTTGCCGGCCGCCGGGTACGGCGAGGTGAACGTCAGCGAGTACGGGTCGTGCCCGTGCAGGAGTGCGTCCGCGGAGCCGCGCAGGAAGACCCCGACGTCCATCACGATCGGCGCATGCAGGAGGGTCACCGTGGCAGCCGCCACCGCAAGGGCAGCGAAGGCCATGGAGAGCCACGGCCGCTTCAGGAGCCCGCAGCCGAGCGCGGCCGCGGCACCGAGGGTGATGGCGAGTTCCAGGCCGGATCTGGTCGAACTCGACACATCCGTCCACGACCCCAGTCGTACGACGTCCTCGCACACGAAGGCGACCGCGACAGCCGCCCAGAGAAGAAGTCCACCGTCGCGAGTCCCGGCGGATTCACTCCCCGAGCCGGACGCCGCCGACCTGGCGGAGCGCAGCATCACTGCGCCGAGGAGAGCGACCGCCACCAACTGTCCGGCGATGGCGACATCCGCCTCCATCGCGGTGGAACTGAGCCCGATGGCTGCCGCAGCCAACCAGAGCCACGACTCCGGACGCCACCGCAGCCGATCAGCGCCGAGGGCGCGCACGGTAGACGAACTGATAGCCGAAGAGGGTCGGCCGAGCCGCCACCAGGAACCGGTCGATCACCTGCACGAGACGACGAACCAACGCCGGAACGGGAAGCAACTCCCACGGCGTGCCCGAGTACTGGCGCTCGACGATCTCGAACCCGGCGTCGCGAAGCGTCCGCTCGAACATCCGGCGGGTGAAGAAACGTACGTGGCCACGATCCAGCGGCCCACGCTCGTCGTAGTCGAACAAGCCGGCGGCGATCCTGCCCCGCGGATACCAGTGCGAGATGTTGGGCACCGAGATCAGCAGCTCACCGTCATCGGCCAGGCGGGCGTGGATCTGCTGAAGGAGGGCGTCCGGATCCAGGACGTGCTCGGCCACGTCACCAGCCACGACGACGTCGTACGTCTCCGCCAGACCGTCCGGCAGTCCGGCGTTGAGATCCGCAGCTACGAACCGGCGCAGACGCTCAACCCCCGGATGGGTCTCCAGGTCGGTGCCGTCGACCTCGTGCCCGTACGACATCACCTCGCCGGCGAACGCGCCGTCGGAGCAGCCGACATCAAGGACCGACACCGGGGCACGACCAGCCAGCCAGCCGAGCAACAGGCGATGGCTGGAGTTGTCGGCGACCTTCGTCAGGTACGGGTCGGTGGCAGAGGGCATCGTGGGCGCGAATCGCGCACTCAGCACCGCCTTGATCACGTCCCGAGCGTAGGCGAGACCGTTCACGTGGCAGATCTCGTTTCCGTAATAGGTCGGGATCGGCACCTCGGAGATCCGCTTCTTGGCGGCAATCAGGCCGAGGATGATGTCGGTGTCGAACGAGAAGCCTTCGGCGTACGAGTCGATGCCGAGCTCCGTCAACGTGCTCACCCGGTAGGCCCGGTAGCCGCTGTGCCACTCGCTGAGCTTGACCCCGCTGGCGCGGTTCTGGAGCCAGGTCAGGATCCGGTTCCCAACGAACTTGTACATCGGCATCCCGCCCTCGCGGGCAGCGCCCGGGGGCAGCATGCGCGACCCGAAGACCGCATCCGCCTCTCCCCGCTCGATCGGGGCGATCAGCGACTCGATCACCTCCGGGGCGTACTGGCCGTCGGCGTGCAACAGGACGACGATGTCGCAGCGGTCGGCGAGCCACTGGTAGCCGTCCTTCTGGTTGCCGCCGTAGCCGCGGTTGACCTTCTGCCTGCGGACGGTCACGGGCAGCGAGCTGCGCTCGCGGTATTCGCGCGCCAGCGTGAAGGTCCGGTCGCTGCTGGCGTCATCGCTGACCAGGACGTGCGAGACCCGCTCCGCGAAGTCCGTCGGGAGCCGGTCGAGGGTGTCGACGAGGGTGGATTCAGCGTTGTACGCGACGACGAGGACCCCGATCCGGGCGTGCTCTGCCGACGTCGGGGCCGCGGTCGACCGGCGACCCTCCACCCACTGTCGGGTCCACTCTGCTGGGCTCACGGCAACGGTGCTCATGGGCATTCCTCCCCTTGTCTGTGCCCATCGTCACGGGGTCGGGGGCCACCATCAACGGGTCAGGGAGTGATCGACCCGAAGAGGTATCCGGCCAGTAGTCACAAAGGCTCGGTCACCTCTTCCGGAGGTGTACGCGGGGCCCTCGACGGGGTCCGCGGAGCCCTCTCGGTCCACGCAGACGTACGCACCGCACCGCCGAGCGCTCGCTCCCGTACGATGAACCGCCATGTCTACGCCCAAGGACTATCGCCTTTCCCAGTTGGATCAGCTGGAGGCCGAGTCGATCCACATCTTCCGTGAATCCGCTGCCGAGTTCGAGCGGCCGGTACTGATGTTCTCCGGCGGCAAGGACAGCATCGTGATGCTGCGTCTGGCCGAGAAAGCGTTCCACCCCGCCAAGATCCCCTTCCCGGTCCTCCAGGTCGACACCGGACGCGACTTCCCCGAAGTGCTCTCCACCCGCGACAACTGGGTCAACCGACTCGGAGTCAAACTCGTCATCGCCAGTGTCGATGACGCGATCCGGGACGGGATCGTGGTCGAGGACGGCAAGACCAGCCGCAACCGGATGCAGATCGCGACCCTGCTCCATGCGATCGAGGACAACGGGTTCACCGCCGCCTTCGGAGGCGGTCGACGCGATGAGGAAAAGGCCCGCGCGAAGGAACGGGTCTACTCCCACCGTGACGAGTTCGGCCAATGGGACCCCAAGAACCAGCGCCCCGAACTGTGGAACCTCTACAACGGGCGACTCCATGAGGGTGAGCACATGCGGGTGTTCCCGATCTCGAACTGGACCGAACTCGACATCTGGGACTACATCGGCCGCGAAGGCATCGAGATCCCCTCGATCTACTTCTCCCACCAACGCCGCGTGTTCGAACGCGACGGAATGCTGCTGTCGGAATCCGAATGGAACACCCTGCGCGACGGGGAAACCATCCAGGAGCGGACCGTCCGGTTCCGCACCGTCGGCGACATCACGTTGACCGGATGCGTCGAATCCGGGGCCAGCACCGTCGACGACATCATCACCGAAGTCGCCACCGCCCGCGTCACCGAACGCGGAGCCACCCGCGGCGACGACCGCTTCAGCGAAGCAGCCATGGAAGACCGCAAGAAGGAAGGCTACTTCTGAGCCACGGATGCCTCCCAGGAGCGATCACGCCGGGTAATCTCGGCTGGGTTCCGGGACCGTGTGAAGTAGTGAATCGAGGGAGACTGCGTTGGACGGGATGCGCCTGCGCCGCGCGCTCGCTCGCGCTTGGTATCTGATTCTCGTCGGTGCCCTCTGCGGAGCCGCCGGCGGCTACGTCGTGTACACGAGGGCGACCCCCACCTATCAGGCCTCGGCCCAGTACGTCGTGGGGTACAGCGCCACCCGAGTCGGCCTGGACGAGACCACCCAACGCGTCCTGTCGGCCCAGCGCGCGACGACACTCATCCAGATCGCCACCACCGTTCCGGTGATCCAGGACGCGCTCAAGGCAGCCGGCCTTCCGAATGACGCGCCCACCGTCACGGCGTCCGGTGAGGACTCGAACTCGTTCCTCACGATCACTGTCACCGACACCGACCCGCAGGGCGCCGCCCAGATCGCCAACGCGTACGGCTCGATCCTGCTGCCGCAGATGGTCCGCCTGGTCGGTCCCATCGACAAGGACGTACGACTCCAGGTCGTGGCTCCCGCCGTACCGCCGCGCTCGCAGGCTTCTCCGGTCCTGGCCCACGACCTCGGGTACGGCCTGATCGCCGGCCTGGTCCTGGGACTGCTGATCGCCCTGGCTCGCGAGATGCTGGACATGAGCGTGCGCGAGTCCGACGACGTCGTCGCGGCGTCCGGGCTCACATTGTTGGCCGCTGTGCCGTACAGCCAGCCGAAGGTCCGGCTGCCCACCGACCGCGACCCTCGCAGCATCCGCGCCGAGGCGTACCGCCAGATCCGCACCGCGATCACCAGCAGCCAGCCGACGCCGCAGGTCATTGCCGTCACCAGCGCCACCAGCGGCGAGGGCAAGACCACCGTCACCTGCAACGTCGCCACCGCCTTCGCCCGGGCCGGTCACCGAGTCGCGGTCGTCGATGCGGACCTGCGTCGTTCCTCGGTGTCCGAGGTCATGGACGTCCCGCCGGGCCATCCCGGACTCAGCGAGATCCTGCTGGGGCGCGAGACGCTGTCCGAGACGATCCTGATGACCAACGAGGAACTCCCGGACGTCCTCCTGGCCGGCGAACCGGTCCAGGACCCCAGCGAGCATCTGGCCTCGGCGACATTCGCCGGTCTCGTGGCCGAACTGCGGACCACGTACGACTTCGTCTTCATCGACACTCCCCCGGTCATTCCGGTCACGGACGCCTTGGTGGTGTCTCCGCTCTGCGACGCGGTGGTGATCGTGGCCCGGATCGGTTACACCACCCCCGCTCGGATCCGACGTGCGATGACCGCGCTCACCCAGGTGCGGGCAGTGACCCTGGGAGTCGTCGCGAACT comes from Nocardioides baekrokdamisoli and encodes:
- a CDS encoding bifunctional glycosyltransferase/class I SAM-dependent methyltransferase codes for the protein MSTVAVSPAEWTRQWVEGRRSTAAPTSAEHARIGVLVVAYNAESTLVDTLDRLPTDFAERVSHVLVSDDASSDRTFTLAREYRERSSLPVTVRRQKVNRGYGGNQKDGYQWLADRCDIVVLLHADGQYAPEVIESLIAPIERGEADAVFGSRMLPPGAAREGGMPMYKFVGNRILTWLQNRASGVKLSEWHSGYRAYRVSTLTELGIDSYAEGFSFDTDIILGLIAAKKRISEVPIPTYYGNEICHVNGLAYARDVIKAVLSARFAPTMPSATDPYLTKVADNSSHRLLLGWLAGRAPVSVLDVGCSDGAFAGEVMSYGHEVDGTDLETHPGVERLRRFVAADLNAGLPDGLAETYDVVVAGDVAEHVLDPDALLQQIHARLADDGELLISVPNISHWYPRGRIAAGLFDYDERGPLDRGHVRFFTRRMFERTLRDAGFEIVERQYSGTPWELLPVPALVRRLVQVIDRFLVAARPTLFGYQFVYRARPRR
- a CDS encoding polysaccharide biosynthesis tyrosine autokinase translates to MRLRRALARAWYLILVGALCGAAGGYVVYTRATPTYQASAQYVVGYSATRVGLDETTQRVLSAQRATTLIQIATTVPVIQDALKAAGLPNDAPTVTASGEDSNSFLTITVTDTDPQGAAQIANAYGSILLPQMVRLVGPIDKDVRLQVVAPAVPPRSQASPVLAHDLGYGLIAGLVLGLLIALAREMLDMSVRESDDVVAASGLTLLAAVPYSQPKVRLPTDRDPRSIRAEAYRQIRTAITSSQPTPQVIAVTSATSGEGKTTVTCNVATAFARAGHRVAVVDADLRRSSVSEVMDVPPGHPGLSEILLGRETLSETILMTNEELPDVLLAGEPVQDPSEHLASATFAGLVAELRTTYDFVFIDTPPVIPVTDALVVSPLCDAVVIVARIGYTTPARIRRAMTALTQVRAVTLGVVANCARGNADRDYRYGYASYYERGPRKPEGDSTTAPPTTPGKRANRGSHAR
- the cysD gene encoding sulfate adenylyltransferase subunit CysD: MSTPKDYRLSQLDQLEAESIHIFRESAAEFERPVLMFSGGKDSIVMLRLAEKAFHPAKIPFPVLQVDTGRDFPEVLSTRDNWVNRLGVKLVIASVDDAIRDGIVVEDGKTSRNRMQIATLLHAIEDNGFTAAFGGGRRDEEKARAKERVYSHRDEFGQWDPKNQRPELWNLYNGRLHEGEHMRVFPISNWTELDIWDYIGREGIEIPSIYFSHQRRVFERDGMLLSESEWNTLRDGETIQERTVRFRTVGDITLTGCVESGASTVDDIITEVATARVTERGATRGDDRFSEAAMEDRKKEGYF